The Actinobacillus succinogenes 130Z region GCTATTTAAAACCTGATTTTCAATTCAATGAAAAAATCATGAAGACAGGATTCTGGTCAATGAACATCGGGTTAGTACTGATGATAGCCGTCAGCCTGTTACCGATCGGCTTATATCAGGTTTCCGCCAGTATCAGCAAGGGCCTATGGTACGCACGCAGCGAAGGTTTCCTACAACAAGATTTCTTACAAACCCTGCGTTGGTTGAGAACTATCGGCGATTTAATCCTGATCTTCGGGGCGTTATTATTTGCCTATGAAGTGGCAAGATTAACATTTAATCGTAAACAACAAGAGACCGAATCAATCATATAACATACAAATTCGAATATTCACCATAAAATAAAGCCATCTTTGTGAAAAGACGGCTTCTAATTTTAACTGAAATTTTCAATTACATAATCATATTGTAAGCGACTGCCGCGATAACACCACCCAGCATCGGTCCCACAACAGGCACCCAGGCATATCCCCAATCCGCCGGTGTATTGAGTTTTTTACCTAATATTGCCAACGCAATACGCGGACCCAAATCCCGAGCCGGGTTAATGGCATAACCGGTTGTACCGCCTAAACTTAAACCGATGGCCCAAACTAAAATCGCAACAGGCAACGCACCGATTGAACCTAAACCGATTGGTGCCGGTGCGTCAGAACCCGGTAAAGTGACATGACCTGATGAAATAAAGAAAATGATAGAAACTAAAACAATAGTTCCGATAATTTCACAGAACAAGTTATTTGCATAGTGACGAATTGCCGGTTCCGTTGAAAAACAGGCACGTTTTGCCGCCGCATCTTCTGTTGCCAGGAAGTGATCGCGATAAAATAAATAGACGACAAAACCACCCAGCACACCGCCTGCAACTTGTGCGGCGATATAACCGGGTACCATCGCCCAATCAAATGAACCTTTCACCGCAACACCGATAGTTACCGCCGGATTTAAGTGAGCGCCGCTGTATTCTCCCGTCGCGACCACCGCAACATATACCGCAAATGCCCATGCGGTTGTAATTACAATCCAGCCGGAACTATTACCTTTTGTTTTGTTTAAGCACACATTGGCAACGACACCGTTACCCATTAAAACTAAGAGTGCAGTACCCAAAAACTCGGCTAAATAAGCATTCATAAGAAAATCTCCATATTATTGATAGAACTATGTTTCCCTCAAAACATAAATCGGCAATTTCGTTCGTTTTCAATCAAGCAATATTTTAGAGACTTATGTGACCGGCGATTATTATCTGGCTTTATTTAAATAAAGCAATAACGACAGATTGTTTTTTTTCGAAAATGTTAACCTGATCACATTATTTTTCAAAATCTGAGCAATATTGATAAAATTTTGTGACAAAGTTCAAATTTTTGAAAAATAACCATTTAATTTATGCGCATATTCGATTAACGTATAGTTGCAATTTGTTCGTTTACGCTCAAAGGATATTAATTGATTCACTATGTGCGTAAAAATCACACAATCGTATCCGATAAACCTCCAAAGGAAATTTATTATGGACAAAAAATACATTATTGCATTAGACCAAGGAACAACCAGCTCCCGTGCCGTTTTACTCGATCACGATGCAAACATTGTGGAGATAGCCCAACGGGAATTCACACAAATTTATCCGCAAGCCGGTTGGGTTGAACATAATCCGATGGAAATTTGGGCGACGCAAAGTTCAACCTTAAACGAAGTCGTTGCAAAAGCAGGTATTACTTCCGATCAAATTGCGGCTATCGGTATTACTAATCAACGGGAAACCACTATTGTGTGGGAAAAAGAAACCGGTACGCCTGTTTACAATGCTATCGTATGGCAATGTCGCCGTACTTCCGATATTACGGATAAATTAAAAGCGGAGGGTTATGAAGATTACATCCGCCAAACCACAGGTTTAGTGGTTGATCCGTATTTCTCAGGTACTAAGGTTAAATGGATTTTGGATAATGTGGAAGGCGCGCGTGAAAAAGCGGAACGCGGCGAACTATTATTCGGTACCGTGGATACATGGCTGGTATGGAAGCTCACGCAGGGACGCGTACACGTGACCGACTATACCAATGCTTCCCGTACCATGTTATTCAACATTCATACCAAACAATGGGATGACAAAATGTTGGAAATTTTAGATATTCCTCGTTCAATGTTGCCGGAAGTGAAAAATTCATCTGAAATTTACGGCCAAACCAACATCGGTGGTAAAGGCGGGGTACGTATTCCTGTAGCCGGTATCGCAGGCGACCAACAAGCGGCGCTTTACGGACATTTATGCGTCACCGCCGGTCAGGCGAAAAATACTTATGGTACGGGTTGCTTTATGTTACTCCACACCGGTAACAAAGCGATTACATCTAAAAACGGATTGTTGACCACCATCGCCTGTAACGCTAAAGGCGAACCGGAATATGCGCTCGAAGGTTCCGTATTTATCGCCGGTGCGTCAATTCAATGGTTACGTGACGAACTCAAAATCGTTCACGACAGTTACGACAGTGAATATTTTGCCACCAAAGTACCAAGCACTAACGGCGTTTATGTCGTTCCCGCCTTCACCGGTTTAGGTGCGCCATATTGGGATCCTTATGCCCGAGGAGCGATCTTAGGGTTATCCCGCGGAGCCAACCGCAACCACATCGTACGTGCCACTTTGGAATCTATCGCATACCAAACCCGCGACGTATTAGAAGCGATGCAATCAGATTCCGGTGAAAAATTAAAATATCTCCGTGTAGACGGCGGTGCAACGGCTAACAACTTCTTAATGCAATTTCAAGCGGATATTTTGGATGTAAATGTAGAACGTCCTGTCGTAAAAGAAGTAACCGCATTAGGCGCAGCTTATCTTGCCGGTCTTGCCGTAGGTTTCTGGAAAGACTTAAATGAATTACAGGATAAAGCACGCGTAGAACGGACTTTCACGCCGGATAACGACAATGAAAAACGCGAACGCCGTTATAAAGGTTGGAAAAAAGCGGTTCGCCGCGCGCTTGAATGGGCGAAGGAAGACGCTGAATAAGATTATTAAAAATGCTAAAAAACCGGTTCTAAATCAAAGTGCGGTGAATTTCACCGCACTTTTTTCAATTAGTTAAATAACTCGGTCATCATCCCTCCTTGGGATAGAGTTCCAAAGGTAAAGCGAAATAAGCCGGTTTGCAATTATTTGCCACAGACAGGCTAAATCCTGTCTCATTTTCGACCGCACTTCGGCAAAATCCGCTAATATCAGAAAGAATTATTGCTTCATTTGCCGACTTTATCCTCTCCCTGCTTTCCGGATCTGGTGTTTGTGTTGATTAAACCGTAGCACTAACATTCCGTAAAAAGATATCGGCAGCAATAGGGCTCGGTTAAATAAAAGCGATTTATTTATATTTTTCCCTTTTGCCGGGCTGCCTGCTGAGCGGCGCGTTTACGGCGGATTTCTTTCGGATCCGCCAATAACGGACGGTAAATTTCGATACGATCACCATTTTTCAATACATCCGTTAATTTTACCGGTCGGGCAAAAATACCGATCTTATTTTTACGTAAATCGATATCCGTATATTGGGCTAAAATACCTGATTGCAAAATGGCGGACTGCACGGTTGTTCCCGCATCTAATGTAAAGGATTTCAAATAGTGATTATGCGGATAGGCGTAAGCGATTTCGATATTTATTTGTTCCATAATCTTCCCTTAACTAAAAATTAGTTGCATTATAACGAAAACGTTAATCGGAAACAGGAGAAATTTATGAACTGGCTTATTTTTGCTTTCGGTTCGGCATTTTTTGCCGGTCTCACGGCAATTTTCGGCAAACTAGGAGTTGAAGGCATTAACAGTAATCTCGCCACGTTTATCCGAACCGTCGTAATATTCTTTGTTATTGGCGGTATCGTCACCGCCCGCAACGAATGGCAACTGCCCCAACACATTGCAGCCAAGCCCCTCACTTTTCTGATACTTTCCGGCATTGCCACCGGACTGTCCTGGCTTTGTTATTATCGCGCCTTACAGCTTGCCCCGGCCTCTTGGGTTGCCCCCATCGATAAACTCAGCGTAGTGATTGCTATCGTATTAGGTGTGGCGGTATTGGGAGAAGCCGTCAGTCTGAAATTAGTGATCGGATCATTACTGATTTGTAGCGGCGTACTGGTTCTGGCATTATAAGTGCGGTCATAAAAATAACGATTTTCAAATACCGCTCATACAAACCGAGACGAATCCGAATCAAAAACGTAACGCATTACAGAGAATATTTATTTGTTAACGATATAATAAACAAGAATGATTTACATTAAAAAATCTAGATAAATTAATAAGTTACGTAAAACAACACTTGACGGATATTATAATTTGGTTAAAATACGGACGAATTTACGACAATCATGTCAGAATTATTTTATTGAGGAAACGAAACATGTTAAACCAAGCAATTACCGCTAAATTGAACGAACAAATCAATTTAGAATTTTATTCATCCAACATCTATTTACAAATGAGCGCATGGTGCGAGCAAAAAGGTTATACCGGCGCAGCGGCATTCCTGCTTCGCCACGCCGATGAAGAAATGGAACACATGCAAAAATTATTCGGTTATGTGAGCGAAACCGGCGGTTTACCGCTTTTAGGCAAAATCGACGCACCTCGTGCCGAATACGGTTCGTTAAAAGAAGTCTTCGAAGTTACAATGGAACACGAAAAACTGGTGACATCCAAAATCAACGAATTGGTAGAAGTAACATTCGCCCATAAAGACTACTCAACTTTCAACTTCCTGCAATGGTATGTGGCGGAACAGCATGAAGAGGAAAAATTATTCGGCAGTATTCTGGACAAATTTAACATCATGGGTGAAGACGGCCACTCTTTATATTTTATCGATAACGATTTAGCAAAATTATAATCGGGAGAATTAAAATGTTATCAGCAAATGTAGTTAAATTGTTAAACGCCCAAATGAATCTCGAGTTCTATTCTTCCAATCTTTATTTGCAAATGAGCGCGTGGTGCGAACAAAAAGGTTATACGGGTACCTCAACATTCTTACGCGAACATGCGGCGGAAGAAATGCAGCATATGCGCAAACTGTTCACTTATCTGAACGAAACCGGCGCAGAAGTTCGCATTGAAGCTATTGAAGCGCCGGCGGCCGACTATCGTTCATTGCGCCAAGTTATCGAATTGACTTTCGAACACGAAAAATTAATTACCCGTAAAATCAACGAATTAGTGACGGCGACTTTTGAAGAAAAAGATTATTCCGCATTCAATCACTTGCAATGGTTCGTCGGTGAACAACACGAAGAAGAAAAATTATTCGGCGGTATTTTAGATAAATTCAACATCCTAGGTGAAGAAGGTAAATCCTTATTCCTGATCGATAAAGATTTAGGCAATTTATCCGCCGATTAATTTAACGACCAAATAACCAAACGGAGAGCATGTTTATGCTCTCCTTTTTATTTATTGCCGTTTTTCAAAACAGGCGCGGAATTGACCGCACTTTGCGTACGATTAAACGGCTCGCTACGCCGGAATTCCTCATTCGGCTCATCGGAGTAGTGATAAGTCCGATATAAAAAAACGAAAATCAAAATTCCCAACATAATGAGAATTTGAAGAAATCGGCGTTTGGTTAATTTTTCTGCCGGCATAATTTTACCTTCTGAGTTTTTGATTTATTTCTTCTTAATTTTAACAAATAATGCTATCATTTGTTGAGTTAGATCAATTTTATCCCTTTTTTATGCGTTTTAGTTGCTATTGAGGAACTCATGACAAATTTAGCTAATGAAACCAAGGCAGGTCGCCGTATCCAATCCGGCGGTTGTGCGATCCACTGCCAAGATTGCAGTATCAGCCAGCTTTGTATTCCTTTTACTCTTAACGAACATGAGCTTGATCAGCTCGACAACATTATCGAGCGCAAAAAACCTATTCAAAAATCACAGGTACTGTTCAAAGCCGGTGATGAACTGACTTCTCTTTATGCCATCCGTTCCGGCACCATCAAAACCTATACCATCAGCGAAACCGGCGAAGAACAAATTACCTCTTTCCACCTGCCTGGCGATTTAGTCGGTTTTGACGCCATCACCAACGTACGTCATCCAAGTTTTGCGCAAGCGTTGGAAACCGCTATGGTCTGCGAAATTCCTTATGATATTTTAGACGACTTAACAGGTAAAATGCCGAAATTACGTCAGCAGATGATGCGCCTGATGAGCTGTGAAATTCAAAGCAACCAGGAAATGATTCTTCTGCTTTCTAAAATGAATGCGGAAGAACGTTTGGCCGCCTTTATCTACAATTTATCCAAACGGTATTCCGCACGCGGTTTTTCTTCCCGTGAATTCCGATTAACCATGACGCGCGGCGATATAGGTAATTATCTCGGCTTGACTGTTGAAACGATTAGCCGCCTGTTAGGTCGTTTTCAAAAGTTGGGCATTCTTTCCGTACAAGGAAAATACATTACTATCAACGACTTAAATGCCTTATTGGCAATTTCGGGTTCAAACCGAACAAAAATAAAATTTGTTTCTTAATGTAATTTATTGCCGTTTCTACCGAAATGGCAATTTTTTTGGCAAAAATTTGCACTAGGTCACATTTTTGATTCATTATTCTTGTTCTTACGACCGCTCTGTTCTATTCTAATTATAGCGATCAAGAAAGGAGATCATTATGAAGTTTAATAATATACTCGTCGTCCTAAACCCTGAAAATGAAAAGCAACACGGCTTGGCTCGTGCGGTTCGTTTAGTGAAAGAGCAAAAAAGCGAGCAATTAGTGAAAATTACGCTATTCCTTGCGGTTTATGATCTTTCTTATGAAATGTCAGCGTTGCTTTCATCAGAGGAACGCAACGAAATGCACCAGAGTGTCATTACCCAACGTCAACAAGAAATTCAGCATTATATCGAAAAATATACCGATTCGGCGATTGAATTCAATACGTTAGTGGTTTGGAATAATAATGAAGCGGAAGCTATTGCGGAAGAGTTCGAAAAAAATCAATACGATTTGGTAGTGAAATATACTAAAGAGGAAGAAAGTGTCGCTTCCATTTTCTTCACCCCGGTGGATTGGCAGTTACTGCGTAAATGCCCGGCACCGATGTTAATGGTGCGCGACGGCGACTGGAAACACCAACGTCGTATTCTTGTGGCGGTAAACGTTTCCGGCGACGAAGACTATCATGAAGAATTTAATCATTATTTAGTCAACCTGAGCATCGATTTGGCCGATACATTGGAGCGCGGAAATATTCATTTAGTCAGCGCCTATCCGCCGACCCCGATCAATATGGCGATCGACTTGCCGGAATTCCACACTAAAGAGTACATCAACGGTATTCGCGGACAACATCTACTGAACATGAAAGCTTTACGCCAAAAATACGGAATTGATGAAGACCATACCCATGTTCGCGAAGGCTTCCCGGAAGAAGTGATTCCCGAAGTCGCCGAAGAACTCGGCGCGGAATTGGTGGTGCTCGGCACGGTCGGACGCACCGGCTTATCCGCCGCCCTGTTAGGCAACACCGCCGAACATGTTATCAGTAAGTTAAAATGTAATTTACTGGCGATTAAACCGCCAAGAAACGAGGATGAATAAAAAATCGATTAATTTTTGACCGCACTTTTTATACATTTTGAGAAGACGCGTGGAGGATTACTTTATTTCTTCCACGCTATTTTTATCTATATAAAATACTAAAATCTTATATAGCTTCCCATTAATCAAACGGCGGATTTTAACTGATTGATACCAAACAAAAAGGATTAGGTTTGCATAAAAACCTAATCCTTTAATCGGTTTTGTTAAATTATTTTGGTGAATTATTCGCCGGTAACAAATTTCACACCGTTATCAATGTCAGTTTGCAAGGTCGGTAACATCGCTTCAAGCGCTTGTTGCTCAAATGCGCTTAATGTACCTAACGGCAGAATTTCTTCTACGCCGTTTTTACCCAAACGAACCGGTTGTGCAAAGAAACGGGCGAATTTACCGTCGCCTTCAATATAGGCGCATTCCGTAATCACTTCGCCGTTTAATGCGCGAGCCATGGAAACCACAAAACGCATTGCCGCATACGCCATGGAAAGTGTAGCGGAACCCGCACCGGCTTTAGCTTCTACCACTTCGGTGCCGGCATTTTGGATGCGGTGAGTTAAATCTTTTAATTCCTGCTCGGTAAATTCCACATGCGGAATTTGTGACAACAAAGGTAAAATCGTCACACCTGAATGTCCGCCGATAACTGAAATATCGTTACGGTTGATTTCAATATTTTTCGCTTGCACGATAAATTTTTCGGAACGGATGGTATCCAGCGTAGTAATACCGAATAATTTCCGTTTATCGTATACGCCCGCTTTTTTCAGCACTTCCGCCGCAATCGGAATAATCGAGTTCACCGGATTAGTGATAATGCAAACACAAGCCTGCGGGCAAACTTGCGCAACTTTTTCCACTAAATTCTGGATAATACCGGCGTTAACATTAAACAAATCCGCACGAGTCATACCCGGCTTACGCGCCACACCCGCACAGATTAAAACGATATCCGCCCCTTTTAATGCCTCGGACGGATCATCGCCGCCGAAACCTTCCACTTCAACCGAAGTCGGAATATGGCTGATGTCTTTCGCCACACCGGGGGTGACCGGCGCAACATCGTATAAGCTTAAATCGCTTTCTGCCGGAAGATGTAATTTTAACAACAATGAAAGAGGTTGACCGATACCGCCGCTGGCGCCTAATAAGGTTACTTTCATGAGATACTCCTCGATAATATTAATAACTTGAACTGGGTAGATTTTACGAAGAAAAAAAATGAAACTCAATTAAATATTCATCTATTTTTACGATCTAAAACAAGTTTTTATCATTTATTTTTCGAAAACGCTCAAATCACAATAAACTTAAATTTTTATTGATTAATTTTGAATTTTTATGCAGAATTTATGCAATATTTCGACTTAAAAACTGATATATTTCTATTTATGACCGACAATAAAACAGATAACCTATTACAGGTTTTTAAAGCGTTACTCGCGCAGGAACGCTTCGGTTCGCAAAGCGAAATCGTCACCGCACTGCAGGAAATGGGATTCAGCAATATCAACCAATCCAAAGTTTCCCGCATGCTTACAAAATTCGGCGCCATTCGTACCCGTAATACCCGCATGGAAATGGTCTATTGCCTGCCGAACGAAATGAGTGTGCCCAATACTAGTAGTCCGTTAAAAAATTTAGTGCTGGATATTGATCACAACCAGTTGTTAATCGTAGTGAAAACCAGTCCCGGCGCGGCACAGTTGATTGCCCGCCTGTTGGATTCCGTAGGCAAAGCGGACGGTATTCTCGGCACCATAGCAGGCGACGACACTATTTTCATCACGCCGACCACAGGCACGTCTATTGACGAATTAATGGAAAATGTAAAACGCTTATTTGAGAATTCACTCTAATGCAAATATTCATTACGGGCGGTACGGGATTTATCGGGCAGGCATTAGTTAAAAAATGGCTTGCCGGTCACCACCGTATCACCCTACTCAGCCGCAACCCGCAAATCGCCGAACAACGTTTTCGGCATCGCATAAGTGCGGTGGATTCCCTTGATGTTTTTCCGCATTT contains the following coding sequences:
- a CDS encoding MIP/aquaporin family protein; translation: MNAYLAEFLGTALLVLMGNGVVANVCLNKTKGNSSGWIVITTAWAFAVYVAVVATGEYSGAHLNPAVTIGVAVKGSFDWAMVPGYIAAQVAGGVLGGFVVYLFYRDHFLATEDAAAKRACFSTEPAIRHYANNLFCEIIGTIVLVSIIFFISSGHVTLPGSDAPAPIGLGSIGALPVAILVWAIGLSLGGTTGYAINPARDLGPRIALAILGKKLNTPADWGYAWVPVVGPMLGGVIAAVAYNMIM
- the glpK gene encoding glycerol kinase GlpK; translation: MMDKKYIIALDQGTTSSRAVLLDHDANIVEIAQREFTQIYPQAGWVEHNPMEIWATQSSTLNEVVAKAGITSDQIAAIGITNQRETTIVWEKETGTPVYNAIVWQCRRTSDITDKLKAEGYEDYIRQTTGLVVDPYFSGTKVKWILDNVEGAREKAERGELLFGTVDTWLVWKLTQGRVHVTDYTNASRTMLFNIHTKQWDDKMLEILDIPRSMLPEVKNSSEIYGQTNIGGKGGVRIPVAGIAGDQQAALYGHLCVTAGQAKNTYGTGCFMLLHTGNKAITSKNGLLTTIACNAKGEPEYALEGSVFIAGASIQWLRDELKIVHDSYDSEYFATKVPSTNGVYVVPAFTGLGAPYWDPYARGAILGLSRGANRNHIVRATLESIAYQTRDVLEAMQSDSGEKLKYLRVDGGATANNFLMQFQADILDVNVERPVVKEVTALGAAYLAGLAVGFWKDLNELQDKARVERTFTPDNDNEKRERRYKGWKKAVRRALEWAKEDAE
- a CDS encoding RnfH family protein; translation: MEQINIEIAYAYPHNHYLKSFTLDAGTTVQSAILQSGILAQYTDIDLRKNKIGIFARPVKLTDVLKNGDRIEIYRPLLADPKEIRRKRAAQQAARQKGKI
- a CDS encoding EamA family transporter; translation: MNWLIFAFGSAFFAGLTAIFGKLGVEGINSNLATFIRTVVIFFVIGGIVTARNEWQLPQHIAAKPLTFLILSGIATGLSWLCYYRALQLAPASWVAPIDKLSVVIAIVLGVAVLGEAVSLKLVIGSLLICSGVLVLAL
- the ftnA gene encoding non-heme ferritin; amino-acid sequence: MLNQAITAKLNEQINLEFYSSNIYLQMSAWCEQKGYTGAAAFLLRHADEEMEHMQKLFGYVSETGGLPLLGKIDAPRAEYGSLKEVFEVTMEHEKLVTSKINELVEVTFAHKDYSTFNFLQWYVAEQHEEEKLFGSILDKFNIMGEDGHSLYFIDNDLAKL
- the ftnA gene encoding non-heme ferritin, whose translation is MLSANVVKLLNAQMNLEFYSSNLYLQMSAWCEQKGYTGTSTFLREHAAEEMQHMRKLFTYLNETGAEVRIEAIEAPAADYRSLRQVIELTFEHEKLITRKINELVTATFEEKDYSAFNHLQWFVGEQHEEEKLFGGILDKFNILGEEGKSLFLIDKDLGNLSAD
- a CDS encoding FNR family transcription factor, producing MTNLANETKAGRRIQSGGCAIHCQDCSISQLCIPFTLNEHELDQLDNIIERKKPIQKSQVLFKAGDELTSLYAIRSGTIKTYTISETGEEQITSFHLPGDLVGFDAITNVRHPSFAQALETAMVCEIPYDILDDLTGKMPKLRQQMMRLMSCEIQSNQEMILLLSKMNAEERLAAFIYNLSKRYSARGFSSREFRLTMTRGDIGNYLGLTVETISRLLGRFQKLGILSVQGKYITINDLNALLAISGSNRTKIKFVS
- the uspE gene encoding universal stress protein UspE, with the protein product MKFNNILVVLNPENEKQHGLARAVRLVKEQKSEQLVKITLFLAVYDLSYEMSALLSSEERNEMHQSVITQRQQEIQHYIEKYTDSAIEFNTLVVWNNNEAEAIAEEFEKNQYDLVVKYTKEEESVASIFFTPVDWQLLRKCPAPMLMVRDGDWKHQRRILVAVNVSGDEDYHEEFNHYLVNLSIDLADTLERGNIHLVSAYPPTPINMAIDLPEFHTKEYINGIRGQHLLNMKALRQKYGIDEDHTHVREGFPEEVIPEVAEELGAELVVLGTVGRTGLSAALLGNTAEHVISKLKCNLLAIKPPRNEDE
- the mdh gene encoding malate dehydrogenase, whose protein sequence is MKVTLLGASGGIGQPLSLLLKLHLPAESDLSLYDVAPVTPGVAKDISHIPTSVEVEGFGGDDPSEALKGADIVLICAGVARKPGMTRADLFNVNAGIIQNLVEKVAQVCPQACVCIITNPVNSIIPIAAEVLKKAGVYDKRKLFGITTLDTIRSEKFIVQAKNIEINRNDISVIGGHSGVTILPLLSQIPHVEFTEQELKDLTHRIQNAGTEVVEAKAGAGSATLSMAYAAMRFVVSMARALNGEVITECAYIEGDGKFARFFAQPVRLGKNGVEEILPLGTLSAFEQQALEAMLPTLQTDIDNGVKFVTGE
- the argR gene encoding transcriptional regulator ArgR, with the translated sequence MTDNKTDNLLQVFKALLAQERFGSQSEIVTALQEMGFSNINQSKVSRMLTKFGAIRTRNTRMEMVYCLPNEMSVPNTSSPLKNLVLDIDHNQLLIVVKTSPGAAQLIARLLDSVGKADGILGTIAGDDTIFITPTTGTSIDELMENVKRLFENSL